A single region of the Chionomys nivalis chromosome 23, mChiNiv1.1, whole genome shotgun sequence genome encodes:
- the LOC130865153 gene encoding LOW QUALITY PROTEIN: melanoma-associated antigen D1-like (The sequence of the model RefSeq protein was modified relative to this genomic sequence to represent the inferred CDS: inserted 1 base in 1 codon; deleted 1 base in 1 codon; substituted 2 bases at 2 genomic stop codons), protein MGSTKPGQLVLDGIIDQVEQAMGNKPSLRQGSALATETRPVAQKPDGGAGLHGFQAEAPVEDRALHVQTLMEAIQISEAPPTNQAMAAASGQNASPQSSQPPTANEVADTEVSTAAARPKTGFKAQNTKGPNDFSQARNAKEMPKNQSKAAFKSQNGTAKGPNAASEFSQAASAGKSAAKKSEMAFKAQNTKAGPSATYNFSQSPSANEMANNQPKTATKAWNDTTKVSAADAQIRNVNQAKMADLGTSPGISETDGAAAQTSADGSQAQNVESRTIIQGKKTGKINNLNVEENSSADQRRASLASGNWRSAPVPVTTXNPPGTPQNVLWQTPLAXQNLSGWQNQKTKQTPPARQIPPARQTASAWQNPVAWQNPVIWPNPVIWQNPVIWPNPIVWPGPIVWLNPMVWQNTTGWQSPPSWQAPPSWQNPQDWQGPPDWQLPHDWSLSPDWAVPTDWPYPPDWIPADWPIPPDWQNLRPSPNLRSSPNSRASQNQGAPQPRDVALLQERANKLVKYLMLKDYTKVLIKRSEILRDIIREYTDVYPEIIKRACFVLERKFGIQLKEIDKEEHLYIPISTPESLAGILGTSKDTPKLGLLLVILGIIFMNGNRASEAVLWDALRKMGLRPGVRHPLLGDPRKLLTYEFVKQKYLDYRQVPNLNPPEYEFLWGLRSYHETSKMKVLRFIAEVQKRDPRDWTAQFMEAADEALDALDAAAAEAEACAEAXTRMGIGDEAVSGPWSWDDIEFELLTWDEEGDFGDPWSRIPFTFWARYHQNARSRFPQAFTGHIIIPSGTATANFAAKFSAIGFFWVE, encoded by the exons ATGGGCAGTACCAAACCTGGACAGTTGGTCCTGGATGGCATAATAGaccaggttgagcaagccatgggaaacaagcca AGCCTGAGGCAAGGCTCTGCTCTTGCCACCGAGACAAGACCGGTGGCTCAGAAACCGGACGGCGGTGCAGGCCTCCACGGCTTCCAGGCTGAGGCCCCTGTCGAAGACCGCGCCTTACATGTGCAGACCTTGATGGAAGCCATCCAGATCTCCGAGGCTCCACCCACCAACCAGGCCATGGCAGCTGCCAGTGGGCAGAATGCTAGTCCCCAGAGTTCACAGCCTCCAACTGCCAATGAGGTGGCTGATACTGAGGTTTCAACAGCTGCTGCTAGGCCTAAGACAGGCTTTAAAGCTCAGAATACCAAGGGTCCAAATGATTTCTCTCAGGCACGTAATGCCAAGGAAATGCCCAAGAACCAGTCTAAGGCAGCCTTTAAGTCACAGAATGGCACCGCTAAAGGCCCAAATGCTGCCTCTGAGTTTTCCCAGGCAGCAAGCGCAGGCAAATCAGCAGCTAAAAAGTCTGAAATGGCCTTTAAGGCCCAGAATACTAAGGCAGGCCCCAGTGCCACATACAATTTCTCTCAGTCTCCCAGTGCCAATGAGATGGCCAACAACCAGCCTAAGACAGCTACTAAGGCTTGGAATGATACCACTAAGGTCTCTGCAGCTGATGCCCAGATCCGGAATGTAAACCAGGCCAAGATGGCTGACTTAGGGACCAGCCCAGGTATCTCTGAAACTGATGGCGCAGCTGCACAGACCTCAGCAGATGGCTCCCAGGCTCAGAATGTGGAGTCCCGGACTATAATTCAGGGCAAGAAGACCGGCAAGATTAACAACTTGAATGTGGAGGAGAACAGCAGTGCGGATCAAAGACGGGCCTCACTGGCTTCAGGGAACTGGAGGTCTGCTCCAGTTCCAGTGACCACTTAGAACCCACCTGGCACACCCCAGAATGTGCTGTGGCAGACCCCACTGG TGCAGAACCTGTCAGGCTGGCAAAACCAGAAAACCAAGCAGACCCCACCAGCACGTCAGATTCCCCCAGCTAGGCAGACAGCATCAGCTTGGCAGAACCCAGTTGCATGGCAGAATCCAGTGATCTGGCCTAACCCAGTGATCTGGCAGAATCCAGTGATATGGCCAAATCCCATTGTCTGGCCCGGTCCAATTGTCTGGCTAAACCCAATGGTCTGGCAGAATACAACTGGATGGCAGTCCCCACCCAGCTGGCAGGCT CCACCCAGCTGGCAGAACCCTCAAGATTGGCAAGGCCCTCCAGATTGGCAGTTACCCCATGACTGGTCACTGTCTCCTGACTGGGCAGTTCCCACTGATTGGCCTTATCCACCTGACTGGATCCCTGCCGACTGGCCAATTCCACCTGACTGGCAGAATTTACGACCCTCGCCCAATCTGAGATCCTCCCCCAACTCTCGTGCCTCACAGAACCAGGGTGCGCCACAGCCCCGAGATGTGGCCCTTCTTCAGGAAAGAGCAAATAAGTTGGTCAAGTACCTGATGCTTAAAGACTACACGAAGGTGCTCATCAAGCGCTCAGAAATACTGAGGGATATCATCCGAGAATACACTGATGTTTATCCAGAAATCATCAAACGCGCCTGCTTTGTCCTGGAGAGGAAGTTTGGAATTCAGCTGAAGGAAATTGACAAAGAAGAGCACCTGTATATTCCCATCAGTACTCCTGAGTCCCTGGCTGGCATACTGGGAACGTCCAAAGATACACCCAAGCTTGGTCTCCTCTTGGTGATTCTGGGCATTATCTTCATGAATGGCAACCGTGCAAGTGAGGCTGTCCTTTGGGATGCACTGCGCAAGATGGGACTGCGTCCTGGGGTCAGACACCCCCTCCTTGGTGATCCAAGAAAACTTCTTACTTACGAGTTCGTGAAGCAAAAATACCTGGACTACAGACAAGTGCCCAACCTCAACCCTCCTGAGTATGAGTTCCTCTGGGGCCTCCGTTCCTACCATGAGACTAGCAAGATGAAAGTGCTGAGATTCATTGCAGAGGTTCAGAAGAGAGACCCACGTGACTGGACCGCACAGTTCATGGAAGCTGCAGATGAAGCATTGGATGctctggatgctgctgctgctgaggcagAGGCCTGCGCTGAAGCATGAACCCGCATGGGAATTGGAGATGAGGCTGTGTCTGGGCCCTGGAGCTGGGATGACATCGAGTTTGAGCTGCTGACCTGGGATGAGGAAGGAGATTTTGGAGATCCTTGGTCCAGAATCCCCTTTACCTTCTGGGCCCGATACCACCAGAATGCCCGCTCCAGATTTCCTCAGGCCTTTACTGGCCACATTATCATCCCCAGTGGTACAGCTACTGCCAACTTCGCCGCCAAATTCAGTGCCATTGGCTTCTTCTGGGTTGAATAA